AAACGAAGTGatctctcttcattttctcctcgtCTCGGATCTCTAACGATCTCATTTCCATGCCATTTATTCAGTCAATAAAACAGTGCCGCCTCCCTGGCAGTTGCCATGACAACGGAGAAACGATCCCGGCACATTCCCTGTTGTCTCGCCTCCGTTACCTGGGCAACAGCTACACAAATCCAGGAAAACATCCGGAACAGGCCCGTTTGGACTTCTTTCTGATCGTCCAAACGTGGAATAACTACAGGACTTGTTCACTCATCAGGATTCCTGGACGatatatttgcaaaaaaacaaaacaaaacaaaaacaaacgcaACACCATGACGACGTCTTTACTCCCTGTCATAGACAGTAGCGATCCTCGTCTAAAACTGACGGTGCAAAACAGaatgagaaatatttttgtaaCACAGTCGGAAGACACCAGGTAGGCATTTGCTTTTTATTATAAAGTGGGCAGCATGTCAATGTCCTTTCTCTTTAAAAACCCATTCATGAATGTTTCGCCTCATAATTATTTTTCTcctcagacaaagaaaagaggaaaatgtcAACCACATACCAGTTGTAACAGAGGTGAGACAGTATAAAAATAAGGATACATTCATTTCTTGTCAACCTGTGTATTTaggaaatataatattaatattaaaataacattactaataaataaatttgatttgtgcTGACTCACTCTTTCGTGGATCTTTTAGGCTATGTGAAAagagttttagtgtttgtgcagctgattgtattttttaatatgtatatatatatgcagacTCCCAGCAGAGTCCTTGAGACAGGAGTGAATACTACACAAAAGACCCTGGTTCTGAAGAAACAGGCTGAGTTGGATGAGGTGGACAAACAACTAGCACTCAAACGGCAAGAGTTTAAAAGCTATGTGGAGGCTCTAGCTCGGAGAAGGTCTGaactggaaataaaacaacagcaggtGAATGGGAACCTCCCAATTTGAATATACCACTGTCAAATGACTCTGTCCTAACACAGTTTCCCTTTGGGATCCGTTTACCCAGACTAAAGAGAGGGTGATGAAATTTGAAAAGTTTGTggctgaaaatgatgtgaagCGACGCCAGGCGCGGAAAAAGTTTGAGGATGCACGGGAGCAGAACATGTTGAAGCAGAGAGAGTTAGAAGATCTGACAGAACAGCTGAAACAACTTAGAGCCAGGTGAGAACGAATGAAAGCTTTAATGTGAAGATATCACTTCTTAAGTCATCTTTTTCACCTCTGTTATCATATCTCAATTCACAGCCATCAAGTTTTAAAGGAGAGAATGGCAAAATACAAAATCTATGAGGATTACTTGATGAAAACACTAGATTATTTCCCCAGCTGTGAGTTCAAAACTGACTGTTTACATGGACCTGCTCTATTTATCCTAATGAGTTACTTATACACCGAGTGTAATCCTTTTCAGCTTACCTTGACAATGGGTCTGACTCTTTGGTTATGCCCATCATTCGGCGCCATGAGACCCTGTCCATCACCCACAAAGAGCTTCTGCAGCGTGTACGGCGTCTGGAGGAAGAGGTTGAGCAGGGCCAGCGACAACTGCAGACCATGAAGCAGGAACACAGCGTAAAAAAACtggtcagacacacagagatactATTTAGATTATATGGCATTGCTTAAATGAACAACCTATTAgagtttttatgtgtgttgCAGATGGCCAATAAGGAACTGTCTGAACTCCAGAGTGAGTTAGAAACCctgaaagagaagaacaagCAGATGGAGGTTAACCTGATGACGCAGGAAAGCCTGTCCAGAGAGAAGGTATGCTTTCAAGATTATGAGATGAAAATGACTCTTAGCTAAATTACAGACAGGAGATTTGGATAGAAACATTGTCATATGCCATTGTCTCTCAGGTTGGACAAGTGGGAGCCTTGCTTATGGCCATCAACAACCTTGCCGAGCAGTGTTATCTAGACGCATATGGACCTCTGGAAAACATGAACGTACTGACAATGATGGACATGGTGAAGGTAATATTGGAAGAAAAGAGTTAAATATTAGTATTTGTACTGTGAAATTGAAATTCCTTTGCCTAACTTTGTTTTCAGGAATATCTTCTGGATAaggcagacacagagaagagagtgagGAGACTGATGGAGTCAGGGTCTGCCATGACAAGTAAAACagctctgacagacagaagagggagaggatCGATGAAAAGCATGAGCagcaaaacacaaatcaaaagtCCGAGCAAAGTCAGCAGAAAGAGCGAAACAATGAGTTGATGAAGAACTTTTATAATtctgatttcatgtttgttaAGTGTGAATGTTTATTGTTGACCTTGAAAACAGTAGTTTGACTCTGGAGTAAATAAaccttgtgttgtgttattgtcATCAACATTTCAGAGAGTTTTGGCTcatctttgtttagtttatgtTGTAGAGTTTCAGTAGACAGAAATCTTTAAATGCTATGCACCAAATTTTGCACTAAAACTTAATAGATTTTGTAAATTACTGTGCACCAGAACTTCGAAAATATGTGTCTGGAATGTAATCATTGCtgcattttgaaataaatggtAACATTCAAATTAAGCTGTTTGTAAGGAAGAATTCTCCCTTAAATGGGTGTGCAATGGCATGCAtgctattttctgtttttaaattatgtgGAGCAAGGATTCTTTGCAGTattgtgcattttgtttgtacagtaaactaaatataatGTTGCACAGACAATCTGACATTGCTCTTATAGGTCCTACATATCACTAACACATTTTCTGCAAAGCAAATAATTGATTATGACCTGCTTGGCCTTGCCCGACAGGTTTTATACAACCTCCAAGTGCAGTGGATCACCAGTTATGCTGCAGTGCTACTCATCTGGGCAGTGCAGtggaagcagaaaaacatgacaacatgcctttttgtctttaatttgtATTCCTGCAGTTTAAGTAATAATCTGGCATGTCAGGCTATGAAGCAACACTTCAGTTTAGAGTACTTCTGGCTAGTGTGACtatcctccatcctcctgcCATTTTAGTAGATGCTTCATAAATGTGAAAGGATCCCTTCAGTGGACTGTCTGAGCCCCCTACCTTCAGGGCTTCAGAATACTATTTATGACTAGTGGTGGAGAGtaattaagtacatttactcttAATTTTACTTGGATAATTTtgaaataattgtattttagtatttatatatatttttgctacatttcagagggaaataatGTAACAGCTATAGTTACCTGATGGTTTGGAGATTTAAATATAGCAACAGATAAATATGATACATTATTGTACAGGTAAAATACAGTACTTTAGATAATACTTTTATGCTTCAACATTagaatgttttttatgtgtattttacttgtaacaaaatatatttattttacactaaAGTATTGCTGATTTTACTGTTGGTGACTCTCATACAGTTATGGAAACATGTAGAAACTAACCTACAATAGGCTAATTATGTATTGTCgtaatggttgtttgtctctatgtaccctatgatgaactggcaacttgtccggggtgtaccccgcctctcgcctcGCGTCAGCTAGAATAGGCCAACACACCGGTGTCTATCTAACaggaccagtgtgcaggatttagggGCATCTAGCAGCttagttgttgattgcaacccctcaCCTCAATCTCTCCTCACGAGCATGAAAGAGACTGACCCTTGCTGACCCCGTGAGGTAACAGAAACATAGAGATACttcttttcatgtgattatacactaaaaaaaaaagttatgcatattatattcttctgccatattttgtaaatagagacCTCCTACATCTTACACACTTGACCTGTAAGGCTCATCCCAGGCTTCATCTACAAAGGCTTTAAAGCATGTACTGTCCCTTTAACACGAGCACGTGGTACATGCAAACATCCGGTTTTcaggaaatggaaatgaaatcGCAACAATGTTTTGACACATACCTTTGACGCAGAGAGTCTTGCCTAAACTATAATTACCTTTTCTTGCATtgctgccccccccctcctcacatGTTGTTGAAACACGGAGGTATGTCACGCGGCTCGTCGGGCCCTGAAGCTGTGGTTTGGGCTCTCTAGTTAACGCTGTCGACAAATGGAGGCTGGCAGCCTGGTCTCATGCAGAGAGGACATTTCTTCGCTGTTTCCTGAGCAAACGCCGGGTGCCAAATATAAAGTAGGCTTTTTAACTTGGGTTTGGTTGGTGCACTGCAGATGGTATCTTATATTAACCACACCTATTGTCCTTTGTTAGGATTTAAGCAGCCAATTTTCCTCCGTGAGACAAGTGCGGGGGGATGGAAACTGCT
This DNA window, taken from Larimichthys crocea isolate SSNF chromosome XXIV, L_crocea_2.0, whole genome shotgun sequence, encodes the following:
- the ccdc197 gene encoding uncharacterized protein CCDC197; the encoded protein is MPFIQSIKQCRLPGSCHDNGETIPAHSLLSRLRYLGNSYTNPGKHPEQARLDFFLIVQTWNNYRTCSLIRIPGRYICKKTKQNKNKRNTMTTSLLPVIDSSDPRLKLTVQNRMRNIFVTQSEDTRQRKEENVNHIPVVTETPSRVLETGVNTTQKTLVLKKQAELDEVDKQLALKRQEFKSYVEALARRRSELEIKQQQTKERVMKFEKFVAENDVKRRQARKKFEDAREQNMLKQRELEDLTEQLKQLRASHQVLKERMAKYKIYEDYLMKTLDYFPSSYLDNGSDSLVMPIIRRHETLSITHKELLQRVRRLEEEVEQGQRQLQTMKQEHSVKKLMANKELSELQSELETLKEKNKQMEVNLMTQESLSREKVGQVGALLMAINNLAEQCYLDAYGPLENMNVLTMMDMVKEYLLDKADTEKRVRRLMESGSAMTSKTALTDRRGRGSMKSMSSKTQIKSPSKVSRKSETMS